In Fusarium oxysporum f. sp. lycopersici 4287 chromosome 2, whole genome shotgun sequence, a genomic segment contains:
- a CDS encoding murein transglycosylase: MKLLATVLGLTTAANAHTLFTTLFIDGENQGDGTCVRQPKDASKANSPIYPITGGVMACGENGDKPVKFTCPAPGGAQLTFQFRESPSYSHPGAIAEGHKGPCSVYMKKVDDMNSDSAAGDGWFKVWEDGYNVKEDKWCTDTLRSNGGLLSVDLPTGLPAGYYLVRPEVLALHNAPSGDPQFYHSCAQIFIENGPESPLEIPEKYEVSIPGYVDKKDPGVTYNIYSDKGEYPIPGPEVWNPTSKETGTKQTQKDGLVPKDCLAKNANWCGKPLAKYSGQDNCWAAAKKCWDIVGDCWDNAPPTGGKGCDTWNDYCKEINAACKAKDFEGPPNFTGKEYFAEAPGPIPAPYGDFEGSDLATDGKNSNSNDKPASKETYAAPSKTSQAAAATTEASKPAENTEATQETATRKWDKYEKNTKYKDTPVIKYPMPVQTSEPTQEGSSGLKVSEDGRCGGETGQTCEGSKFGDCCSRGGKCGRKAKQCECGCQNAFGICKK; this comes from the exons ATGAAGCTTCTTGCTACTGTTCTCGGCCTCACTACTGCTGCGAATGCCCACACCCTCTTCACTACTCTTTTCATCGATGGTGAGAACCAGGGCGACGGTACCTGTGTTCGTCAGCCTAAGGATGCCTCCAAGGCCAACAGCCCCATCTACCCCATTACTGGAGGTGTCATGGCCTGCG GTGAAAATGGTGACAAGCCAGTCAAGTTCACCTGCCCGGCTCCCGGCGGTGCTCAACTGACCTTCCAATTCCGTGAATCCCCCAGCTACTCCCACCCTGGTGCCATTGCCGAAGGCCACAAAGGCCCTTGCTCCGTCTACATGAAGAAGGTCGATGATATGAACTCGGactctgctgctggtgacGGTTGGTTCAAGGTCTGGGAAGATGGCTACAACGTCAAGGAGGACAAGTGGTGTACCGACACTCTCCGATCCAACGGTGGTCTTCTTTCAGTTGACCTCCCCACTGGTCTCCCTGCCGGTTACTACCTCGTCCGCCCCGAGGTCCTGGCCCTCCACAACGCTCCCTCAGGTGACCCTCAGTTCTACCACAGCTGTGCCCAGATCTTCATCGAAAATGGTCCTGAAAGTCCTCTTGAGATCCCTGAGAAGTACGAGGTCAGCATTCCAGGCTAtgttgacaagaaggacCCCGGTGTCACCTACAACATCTACAGCGACAAGGGTGAATACCCTATTCCTGGACCTGAGGTTTGGAACCCTACCTCTAAAGAGACTGGCACCAAGCAGACCCAGAAGGATGGTCTTGTCCCCAAGGACTGCCTTGCCAAGAACGCCAACTGGTGCGGCAAGCCTCTTGCGAAGTACTCCGGACAAGACAACTGCTGGGCTGCGGCCAAGAAGTGCTGGGATATTGTTGGTGACTGCTGGGACAACGCTCCCCCTACTGGCGGTAAGGGTTGTGACACCTGGAATGACTACTGCAAGGAGATCAACGCCGCTTGCAAAGCCAAGGACTTTGAGGGTCCTCCTAACTTCACTGGCAAGGAGTACTTTGCCGAGGCTCCTGGTCCTATTCCTGCTCCCTATGGCGACTTTGAGGGTAGTGATCTAGCCACCGATGGCAAgaactccaactccaacgACAAGCCTGCTAGCAAGGAGACCTACGCTGCTCCATCAAAGACATCTCAGGCTGCCGCCGCTACGACTGAAGCCTCGAAGCCTGCTGAGAATACTGAGGCTACCCAAGAGACAGCGACCCGCAAGTGGGACAAGTATGAGAAGAACACCAAGTACAAGGACACTCCTGTTATCAAGTACCCCATGCCAGTTCAGACAAGCGAACCTACCCAAGAGGGAAGCTCTGGACTCAAGGTTTCTGAGGACGGCCGCTGCGGCGGTGAGACTGGACAAACTTGTGAGGGCAGCAAGTTTGGTGACTGCTGCTCTCGCGGAGGCAAATGTGGACGCAAGGCCAAGCAGTGTGAGTGTGGTTGCCAGAACGCATTTGGCATTTGCAAGAAGTAA